In Thermodesulfobacteriota bacterium, a single window of DNA contains:
- a CDS encoding response regulator has product MGSSYILIVEDNQAIATLEKQLLEKESYKVEIASQGFDALKKIREKDYDLIISDFSMPGMSGDEFYHEVKKMDKGLEKRIIFVTGLINDFILSTGNKYIAKPFLNKIFVETIKDFISSQNSQHKYNE; this is encoded by the coding sequence ATGGGCTCCTCATATATTCTCATCGTTGAAGATAACCAGGCAATAGCAACCTTGGAAAAGCAGCTCCTGGAGAAGGAATCGTACAAGGTAGAGATAGCCAGCCAGGGTTTTGATGCTTTGAAAAAGATCCGGGAAAAAGATTACGATTTAATTATCTCCGACTTCAGTATGCCGGGGATGAGTGGAGATGAATTTTACCACGAAGTGAAAAAGATGGACAAGGGGTTAGAAAAGAGAATTATCTTCGTAACCGGGTTGATAAACGACTTTATATTATCTACCGGCAATAAATATATAGCCAAGCCTTTCTTAAACAAAATTTTCGTGGAAACCATCAAAGATTTTATTAGCTCTCAGAACAGCCAACATAAGTACAATGAGTAA
- a CDS encoding AAA family ATPase: MNKTEIIIPWTKKYIPKSLEEMVLPREVRNNLETWIGYKSLPDLILLGAPGTGKTTLCQVLINELKVEHLFINALEEAQEEFLIEKLKTFMLKGNGQNLRIVFISHANYLDAHTQEILNDVIEVYPSNTRFVLTGNYDWFIPPVKDRCMVLNLDDLDRNDLYEFACRILHGEGVSYNDGDIFKIIKNFAPSVRSILKVLQYCVVFESERKLLKLGQLGSRKHDIEPIFESFKKFGAKEARRTIRMLGFNDWETGYRYFIENAKDDIERLIAFDYLFKNYVVVDKELNFFIMMLALENRILPANYFPEAFLAKGVTKKPQPLGIGIKRKDGEMDELDIHKVLSKLKNL; the protein is encoded by the coding sequence ATGAATAAAACTGAAATAATTATTCCCTGGACTAAAAAATATATCCCGAAGAGCTTGGAGGAGATGGTATTACCGAGAGAGGTAAGGAATAACCTTGAGACATGGATTGGCTACAAATCGCTACCTGACCTAATCCTTTTAGGGGCTCCAGGCACAGGAAAAACAACCCTTTGTCAAGTCTTAATCAATGAATTAAAAGTAGAACACCTTTTTATAAATGCGTTAGAGGAAGCACAAGAGGAATTTTTAATAGAAAAATTAAAGACCTTTATGCTGAAGGGCAATGGCCAAAACTTAAGAATAGTGTTTATAAGTCATGCCAATTATCTCGATGCCCATACGCAAGAGATTCTAAATGATGTAATCGAGGTTTATCCCTCAAATACCAGATTTGTATTAACTGGAAATTATGACTGGTTTATTCCACCGGTAAAAGACAGGTGTATGGTTCTCAACCTTGATGACTTAGATAGAAATGATTTGTACGAATTCGCTTGTAGGATTTTACACGGGGAGGGGGTTTCTTATAATGACGGGGATATATTTAAAATCATAAAAAATTTTGCCCCTTCCGTTAGGTCTATTTTAAAAGTCTTGCAGTACTGCGTAGTTTTCGAAAGTGAGAGAAAACTTCTAAAACTGGGCCAATTAGGGTCACGGAAGCATGATATAGAACCGATATTTGAGTCGTTCAAAAAATTTGGAGCAAAAGAAGCGAGAAGGACTATACGAATGTTGGGATTTAATGATTGGGAAACGGGATACCGGTATTTTATCGAGAATGCTAAGGACGATATAGAAAGATTAATAGCCTTTGATTACCTGTTCAAAAACTACGTTGTTGTAGATAAAGAATTGAACTTTTTTATCATGATGTTGGCTTTGGAGAACCGAATACTTCCAGCTAATTATTTCCCAGAGGCGTTTCTTGCTAAAGGGGTTACAAAGAAACCCCAACCACTGGGAATTGGAATTAAAAGAAAGGATGGCGAAATGGACGAGCTTGATATACATAAGGTTCTATCCAAATTAAAGAATTTATAA
- a CDS encoding response regulator transcription factor: MSGKQETRSIILASGSKFFLGGIRKILEEADDIITVAEASTLGEIERYLAATKADFLFFDNRILRVDIDKISNSVLTKSPLTKVIYLDDRVKDSGYTHPNFIHLPREATSQELFEIIRGKAPQRIEQTRKTNPDTKKHEFTKMELKVIELIAIGYTNKDIASAFSISEKTVKAHLTNIFKKTGIRNRYQLQLVIYKVPPKAKVR; the protein is encoded by the coding sequence ATGTCCGGGAAACAAGAAACTCGTAGCATAATACTGGCATCCGGCTCGAAATTCTTCTTGGGAGGTATCCGCAAAATCCTGGAGGAGGCAGATGATATAATAACGGTGGCCGAGGCTTCCACCCTCGGGGAGATCGAACGATATCTCGCTGCCACCAAGGCAGATTTTCTCTTTTTCGATAACAGAATTCTCCGGGTGGATATAGATAAAATCTCGAATTCAGTTCTTACGAAAAGTCCCCTCACCAAGGTTATATACCTGGATGACCGGGTCAAAGATAGCGGCTACACTCATCCTAACTTCATACACCTACCCCGGGAGGCTACATCCCAGGAACTGTTCGAAATTATCCGGGGTAAAGCTCCACAAAGAATCGAGCAAACGCGAAAGACCAACCCGGATACAAAAAAACATGAGTTTACCAAGATGGAATTAAAGGTAATAGAGCTCATCGCCATCGGCTACACAAACAAGGACATCGCCAGTGCATTCTCCATCAGCGAGAAAACGGTGAAGGCTCATCTAACCAATATATTCAAAAAAACCGGTATTCGGAACCGATATCAACTTCAACTAGTCATATACAAAGTACCCCCAAAAGCCAAAGTCAGATAA
- a CDS encoding acyl-CoA thioesterase has product MSTIRQTRNRMIQFVFPEHANNQGTLHGGRLMDWIMLIGSITSSRLVKGITVLGATDSIDFINPVKIGEIVVLDSWVEYVGNSSLEVGVKVHSENPETGEKKLTTSSHLAFVAIAKDGTPRLIPEKISPADRTEEAIYLTALKRREARFPRIAHRRKMADYISDEIETSGFKLETTRPVLPEDSFYGNFMSVGKLMKDIDEVAAILASRFVRGIMVTGSVDDLYFYSPIIVGEVITFKAAITYVGGASLEVGIKVLSEDLGTGQQKHTCTAFLTFVHIGKDGRPGPVPKFTPESPGQVSLWREAEERKMRRVKRVRHIKDLSENPFMPEENP; this is encoded by the coding sequence ATGTCGACTATAAGGCAAACCAGAAATCGAATGATCCAGTTTGTTTTTCCGGAGCATGCAAACAATCAAGGGACGCTCCACGGCGGAAGGCTGATGGACTGGATTATGCTCATAGGCAGCATAACCTCGTCCAGGCTGGTAAAAGGAATTACGGTCTTGGGGGCAACCGATAGCATAGACTTTATAAATCCGGTTAAGATTGGTGAAATCGTAGTCCTGGACAGTTGGGTTGAATACGTCGGGAATAGTTCGCTGGAGGTCGGGGTTAAGGTACATTCAGAAAACCCGGAGACGGGTGAAAAGAAACTCACCACATCATCTCACCTGGCCTTCGTAGCAATCGCCAAGGACGGAACCCCAAGATTAATCCCCGAGAAAATTAGCCCGGCCGACCGGACTGAGGAAGCTATTTACCTCACGGCGCTAAAAAGGAGAGAAGCGAGATTTCCCAGAATAGCACACAGGAGAAAAATGGCCGACTACATATCCGATGAGATCGAGACCAGTGGCTTCAAGCTAGAGACGACAAGGCCGGTCCTACCCGAAGACAGTTTCTACGGAAATTTCATGTCCGTGGGAAAACTGATGAAAGATATAGACGAAGTTGCAGCAATATTAGCCTCCAGATTCGTCAGAGGCATTATGGTCACGGGCTCAGTAGACGACCTTTATTTTTACTCCCCGATAATAGTGGGCGAGGTCATAACATTCAAAGCGGCCATTACTTACGTGGGAGGTGCCTCGCTAGAGGTAGGAATAAAGGTTCTTTCCGAGGACCTGGGAACAGGCCAACAGAAGCATACCTGCACCGCCTTCCTTACCTTTGTGCACATCGGAAAAGACGGAAGACCCGGGCCGGTCCCCAAGTTCACTCCAGAGTCTCCGGGCCAAGTCAGCCTTTGGAGGGAGGCAGAGGAGAGAAAGATGAGGCGAGTAAAAAGGGTGAGACATATAAAGGATTTATCAGAAAATCCCTTTATGCCGGAGGAAAACCCCTAA
- a CDS encoding DUF6573 family protein → MSREKSTRKEALEKGRQRDISDAAKNAGLPLRVFITDAVWNSWITPDQVSKDLGQNENSRLNSVLDKLRYAIRVQRQTGKSNDTLYFDVALSRSGQSEMVTLISRLSVTDFDDPRPCITIMMPEE, encoded by the coding sequence ATGAGTCGAGAAAAATCCACGAGAAAAGAGGCGTTGGAAAAGGGGAGACAAAGGGATATATCCGATGCGGCTAAGAATGCGGGATTGCCCTTAAGGGTGTTTATTACCGATGCGGTATGGAATAGCTGGATCACTCCTGACCAGGTGAGTAAGGACCTAGGACAGAACGAGAATTCCCGGCTGAATAGTGTGCTGGATAAGCTTAGATACGCCATTAGAGTGCAGAGGCAGACGGGGAAATCTAACGATACACTCTACTTTGATGTTGCACTAAGCAGGAGCGGCCAGTCGGAAATGGTTACGCTTATTTCCAGGTTGTCCGTCACGGATTTTGATGACCCCAGGCCCTGCATAACCATAATGATGCCGGAAGAATAG
- a CDS encoding tetratricopeptide repeat protein → MRFGFSLIIIISISLLGCAVKREDVVELYERQASLELKLDKISKDVETLKKDTEEKEKRISRIEKNQARNYVELKQKLDELAKNDSPRFSSSDKSSSDLFSTAESYYQKGAYEDAIISYQKFIATYPNDNRVPQSYLKQGLSLVNLGKSEEAKFFFQTLISKFPDSEEAKIARRKLKEIEEKRS, encoded by the coding sequence ATGAGATTCGGTTTTAGCCTTATTATAATTATCTCTATTTCATTGCTCGGATGTGCGGTCAAACGCGAAGATGTAGTAGAGTTATACGAAAGGCAGGCCAGCCTTGAACTTAAACTGGATAAGATTTCCAAAGACGTAGAAACCCTGAAAAAGGATACGGAAGAGAAAGAGAAAAGAATATCCCGAATCGAAAAAAATCAAGCGCGAAATTATGTAGAGCTTAAGCAAAAACTGGATGAGTTAGCTAAAAATGATTCGCCCAGATTTAGCTCCTCGGACAAGTCCTCGAGCGATTTATTCTCTACCGCAGAATCGTACTACCAAAAAGGAGCGTACGAAGATGCAATCATATCTTATCAGAAATTCATTGCCACTTATCCGAATGATAATAGGGTGCCGCAATCGTACTTAAAACAGGGACTTTCTCTGGTAAATCTGGGTAAGAGTGAAGAAGCGAAGTTCTTTTTTCAAACCCTCATCAGCAAGTTCCCCGATTCTGAAGAAGCTAAGATTGCTAGGCGAAAGCTAAAAGAGATCGAGGAAAAGAGGTCTTGA